AATTCAGAAGCCTAATGTTTTTATATTAGATCATAGACAATTCTTAGGTATTAGGAGTAAGAGGGTAACATGGCCAGGCCtatcctttaggaaaatcactttggtcaCTGGAAGATGGCTTGGGGTAGTGAGAAACTTGAAGAAATTAGTCTAGTTATTGTTATTACATTAAATACGGTTGCAGTAGTCTTTGTAAGACTCCCCTATGAGAGGGGAGAGAATGAGAGTGATGAGATAGAGATCATTAAACCCATGAGAATGACAAGATCGCCTAATAAAAGTAAAAGGTACTTAAGTCAGAGCCTTTGAGGTTCACATGCAGGTAGGGAATATGATTTAATGCTgagctaaaaaaaagagattgagatGGAGTAGTCATCagatagattaaaaatgaattgaaggaaaCTGTCATAAATCTCACAGTGGAGAAAGTATCCAGAGAATGTTAGATACCACAGAAAGGGTGAAAGGGATGAGGATAAAGAAAAAGCTGAGATTTGATGGGTAAGAGATCACCGGCAATTCTGCTGAGAGTATTTCAATTGAGTTTCAGGCTGGAAGCCAGATCACAAGGGGTTAAAAAGTGCGAGGAACAGAAGTAGAGATGACTGTATGAGTCTGTGCCAGCCATTGACTACTACTCTATGTTTTTGTCAGACAACAGTTTAGGGAGTGGGGCATGGACTGAAGGTGGCTTGAAGGTCCCTTCCCCAGACAGAGATGCTAGGATTCTGTAAATGATGATTTCCAGGGGGTTACATTCTTGTGTATTCCTTAACAGCCGGACTTCCAGTAAAGACAGATATAACCCCTGGGCCATCAAGACTGTGTTCTGGAGCCAGACGTTCATTCTTCTGTAGGATGAAATGTAATAGGCCTTCAGTTAAAGTTGAAGAGAAAGATTTCCCTTCAACTTGTTCAAAGAAAAAAGGTAAGATTTGATCAGCTTTTCAGTCCACAGGCTGGGAATGTGAATTTGGAAAAGCTTGATAGAATGTGGACTATTTTAGTTTCCAATACAAGACTAGCTTTAAGGGGTCAGTTATAATCAGCCAGATCTATAGATGGCATGGTCACCTGTGTGTACATAGCTAGTGAAGCAGGGGTGGGCAAGGAACATGGAGAATGACCCAAAGTTGTTGACAAAGCCCCTTTCTTAAGAAGCTTTGAAATGGAGTACTCCAAACAGCCTCTACTCTACTATGCTGTGCTAGTTTTCAGAGCACTTTTACAAAACCCACAAAGCCAATTCTCTTGTTCCTTATTCCTTCAATTCAGTGAGTCTTCCTGCAGGTGGGAATGTTCCCTATTTTTAATGGCAAAAAAGCCATAACTGGAAGCAGGAACAGAACTACTGAACACTTGGACCTGGGCCAACACagtgaaaaggaaatgttttcatttctgggtttttttcccctctttggcTCTGTCTTTAGGAGTTCCTTCATTATAGAACCAGCCTCCTTGCTCATGAGGGCCTACTGTCCAAGGGCACTCAGGGAAAAGAACATACTTTTGACTCTCCTTCCCTAACCCAAATACTATCAGGATGACTACTATAGAGCAATCTCTGAGCCCCAAAGGCTGTGTTGACACCAACTATGGTCTTTGTTCTCTAGCAGACCGAAAAAGCTTCTGCACCATCCATAGCACGGGATATTTAAAAAGCTGGCCACCCACAAAAATGGGACTGGATGAGGACAATGAACCAGATAATGAAGGCTGTAACCTCAGCTGCCTTGTAGCAATTGGACGGTTACATTCTCATGTCGTTCCACAGCCAGTGAATGGGGAGATCAGGGTGAAGTCTACAGAATATGTTTCTCGCCATGCAATTGATGGGAAATTTGTTTTTGTGGACCAGAGGTAAGAGCCTCCTTGTAACCCTGAAGTCAGAGTGGTGACAGAAAATCTGCAGTTGGTAAAACTCAAGTAATGAAACCATTTGCCTTTTCTGAGGCATGAGAAAAAGTTTTTGCCAGGTTGAAACTGATGATAACTCATCAATGGGGCCATTAGAACACTGATTATTAGATAATTGTTTTGTGTCAATTCATGAACACTTGTGAATAGACTTATTTGATGATTATAATTAAATGTGGTTTCCATAGTGATTTCTAGCATCTCAGGAAACAGTAACTCAGCAACTTAGAACCTTGGAACTAATAAGTATAGCATTTGTCTCCTGAGATTTTCCTAGGGTGTTTGGATGGAATCTGTTCTTTGTCTCCATCACTCCCTTccttgtattttatttatctaataaTGTTTTATCCTTAATATAAATGTTAAGctttttgactcatttttcttggttttggtcCTAGTGTCTCCCATTCCTTGCTCATAATacatatacttaataaataccatACTGAATTGAACATCTGAGCTAAAAAGGCCCTCAGAGATTCATCCAATTTAAGCCCTTTAACAGAGCAAAAAACTGAGGGCCAGTTAGAGGAAATAAACTTGCCCAAGGCTATTTAGGAAATTAAGGACAGCTCAAGTCACTTTTCCCTGAAATCTAAATTCCCCCAGTTGGCTCTTAGTAATCTTGATTAGGGCCTgtgcttttttccttctactaCATGCTTATGAAAGTATTCACCTCCAGATTATATGTCGATCTCAGACAGCTACTGAATTGATGCAAGAGAAGATTTATATAATTGGTGTTCAATTTTAATATTACCAAGTGgctaataaaattgaatttctgaTGAAGATCTGTCTTCAGATTTGTATAACattattttaatacttaaaaatagttgaccttttttctctttttcatgtgCCATTTGGGGAAAATCAGCATGGCTTTTGTTTCTGCAGAATCCTGCTCTTCTACCAGGAGGGCCTTATGAAGGGGGATACTTTGCTCTCTGAACTCATTTCTGCCTTTTTCCAAATGTCATTTTTAGGGCAACAGCAATTCTGGCGTATTTACCCCAAGAACTTCTAGGCACTTCATGTTATGAATACTTTCATCAAGATGATATAGGGCACCTTGCAGAATGTCATAGGCAAGGTAAGATCTCCAATGTAGACTgacatttaagaaaagaaaaaaaatcaaaaacagatCATGTGGCTCAGAATAAAATGTGCTTTGGGAAACAGGTTCCCTGGGCCGGGATCCATTTGCAAAGAATAAGTGATTGTGTACTAGCACTCATCCAAAATTGATAGGGATCTCAGCCTTCAGTCTAGCTCTCTTTGGAGTTCTTGAAGACTGTGCTAGTAGAACTCAGGTTCTGGCAGGTCCTCCTGGACTGGCATGGTGATTATTAATAATTGTAGCTAGCATTTATGAATCACCTACATTCACATCATGTCTATATGACACTACagggccaggcactgtgctgtgCACTTTTGATCTCCTATTTGGAACAGATCACTGAGTGAGCTTCAGAGGAGGGCAAACAGCCCCTGCTCCAGGCTGCCCCCTCCCTCTGAAGGATGGGTATTTAGCTTGTATGGCATTGAGAGTAGAGCTGGATTCAAAATTCAGTGGAAACCTTGTCCTCTCTCAAGCTGAAGAAGGTTCACAATTCTCCCATGAAGTTTTTACTACCTAATGCCATAAACCTAACAAATCACAGTGTTACATACAATCCATGCATCCCTAAGTCTtttcttgttattatttattGTGCCAAGTTGAGAATGGCAAGGCTCATATTCTCTTTACATTTTCAGTTTTACAGACAAGAGAAAAAATTACAACTAACTGctataaatttaaaatcaaagaTGGTTCTTTCATCACACTGAGAAGTCGCTGGTTCAGTTTCATGAACCCTTGGACAAAAGAAGTAGAATACATTGTCTCAACCAACACTGTTGTTTCGTAAGTAATCCCTTTTTACCAGCTGTGTCctctcagaaaatgaaaataattttgatttgacTTTGTTTATTGGAttgggacaaaaagaaaaagaagcttcCATGCTTCAACAGACAGAATGCCCCAAGATTTATCAATCACAGCTCGTGTGGGTACCAAAAGAAAGGCAGGAGGGGGAGGGAATAAGCATGTCTACAACCCATGATGTACCAGACTGTACTAACAAGGAActcgtttgatcctcacaactctgtttAGCCAGTCTCCCCTCATGCCCTGCCctgcctctccccttccttccattccaAGTTTGCATAATTGCAATAGGAAGCAGCTAAATTGGCCTTCATGTAAAGCATGAAGATAAAgagatgatgtgtgtgtgtgtgtgtttaacttTAGGATAGGGCTGTTTCCAAAGCTGTGTTCTAAATCTAAAGATGGATTCATGTTGGCACCAACTTTTAGTTATGCTTCATAAACTCACTAAACCTATGCAGTATTCTCTGAAAAATTATCTTGAAGATTATAATTATGGAACTTAGTTGAAGGGGGGTGGAGTGGAGCAGCCTGCAATGTGACCCAGTCGGAAGATGAGGAAGAGGTATTGCAGACTCCCAGCACAGCCCCTAGAACAGTCAAGGGTCTGCAGTTATCACCAGCAACACTGGATGTTGGTCCAAGAATGGAGTTCTGTAAAAGCAGTTGATGCCACATTGTCCATTATCAAGGAAACCTATTCTAAAAGTTCTCATTTGCTGACCTCTTAAGGTCCAGAAGTAACAGAATCCTGGTCTAAAGAGGCTGAGTAAGGGTCAGTCTACCCCATCTAAAGCAGCCCTTTCTAGTTTAAAAAGCTCTTATCAGGAAGTTTTCCCTTAGATTAAAAGTCCTAAATTATTCTTTCTGTAGCTTCTACCCATCAAGCGTAGTTCTACCCTTTCATGTCAGACTTAGGCATAGACCTAGAAGGAATATTAGGGTTTTTTGATCTATTCCCCTTCACCTCCTAATTTATGGATGAACCCTTGGAGACAAAGGTCAAGTCCCTTCTCCAGGCTGCCCCAGGCTTTTACCTTGTCCCCTCTCAGTTCTAATGCCTCTGTCCTTCCCGGGCCACCTGGAGGACAGCTCTCCTGTCTCTTCCCTGCCGGTCCACTTCAGCCTCTTTTTTCTGGCCTGCCTGATCTCCCCGTTCTTTGCCATCCTGATTGCCTTCCTAGACATTCTGGAGCTGATCCGTGTCCTTCCTAAAAGCATAGTGCCCCAGATGTGCACCGAGCTCTAGCTAGACGTGTCCTGCCCTGGACGAGTGAAGGCTAAGCGCTTCTTGGCTTTCTTGGCTACAGCTCATGCAGCTGTCATGTGGCATTGTTGACTGACTGCGCCTCTAGAGCTTCTTCACAAGATCTGCGACCTAACACGCTTCTTCCTGCATCTCCCTCTTGAACTTCAGGgtaggactttacatttatccttattaaaGTTCATCTTAGTAGATTCAGCTCCATGTCCTGGCATTCCAAGAGCTTTTTAGATTCCAATTCTGTCAGACTTAATTGCTCTCCCTCCCAGCTTGGTGTCTTCTGTGCCTTTAtctaaatcattgataaaaatgtgagATAGCAGAGGGCTAAGGTCAGATCCTCGGACACTCCACCAGAGACCTCTTTGGACCTGACCATTCAACCAGTTCTGATTGAGCCCATCACTGCATCTTGTCAGTAGCCATAGCATGAAAGACAAGCAAATAAATGCTTTGCCAGAATCTGACTTATCAGTAGCATGGCCTTGCTCTCCCACTTTATTAACCCTTTCACAAGTGAAAATTGGACTAGTCTATCATGACTGACTCAAAGCTgagtgttttttttcccattactgCCACCCTTCCTAGATGTTCATTAATTATCCCCTTAATGTTTTAGATTTTGCCAGAAAAAAAACTCACTAACCTAGGTTGGCCAGTGTCTTCCCTTTTGGAAAATGGGATACTTGTCCTTCTTTAGTCCTGTGACACCTCTGCCATTCATTCTCCAGGATCTTTCAAAGATCGTTGACAAGTAGCTCAATAATTTCAGGACACTGGCATGTGATTCATCCAGGCCTGTCAGCGAGATGCATTCTTACTATCttaggatattttttttctgcctGTTGTACCCTTCCTAGAAGcctgagaggaaaaagaaaatgaaaccaaaCTAAGAGTTGAGCAGTTCTGTCTTCTGTCACATTCAGTTATCTTCTATCCACCCAGATCAATGTCCTCTTCCTTCTTTAATACCATTCTTTTGACTGATagtttaagattattttttttaacactgtCAAGCTTTGGCTTAAATACTCCTAACCTCCTTTTAGGATCATGCCATGCTTTTGTTTTCATCGTCTTGTTCCCAATCAGCTCATGCTTCTACCCTTGGTGCATGTTTTTTAAATCTAGGTTGGCCAGTTTCTTGTGTATCCATATCAGTCTCTTACATAACACTCCTTTTTCTTCATATTGGAATTATTTATGTCTTCAGATTTTCATTCTTGAGCTTCCCATTCCCCTCCAAGGCCAACTTTGCCTATAAAATTTTAAACCAAGGAAACTTATCTTTTGAAACTGGGGATCATGTTAGACAATGTTGGGATTTCTTTTCTGTAGTAAAATGGTGTGGTCAATTCCCACCAAAGATATATACTTTGGTAGCTGCTTGTGGATGAGAATCAAGTCCAGGAGAGCAGTTAACCCTTTTTGCTTCTTCTACCTTTCAAAGGTGAAATGTCAGTAAGGCAAGTTCACTATTTATTGATTTGGtgaggtgaaaaaaaaaattctatgcaGGCATGACTCACTTTACCTTATTGCTGTGATGTTCACAGAGCCAACGTACTAGAAAGCGGGGACCCAACTTTCCCACAGCTCACAGCTTCCCCCCACAGCATGGATAGCATACTGCCCTCTGGAGAAGGTAATTATGTTCTTTGGGGATAGTGAGGCTGACCTCACATTACATTTTCTGCTATAAttagaggaagggagggagagggggagggaaaaagaCAAACACCTTCATTCTTCTCCTTAAACAGGATGCTTATAGCTTAGATTTTCTGtagattttaagtttttttgtttaAACTAGAaatctccacacacacacacacacacacacacactatgcaTGCATCTATGGAAAGAATATAACCATAGGATGATTAATTTCTCTATCACAGTACTTGACGAGTATTTACAGTCTTAGAAGGGCCACTGATCTGTGCCAGTGGAAGTTGGATCCACCCCAGTAAAAATTGTAGTTGTTTGAATTTTAAACTAAAATAGTACATGTATATACTGTTTCTGAGATATTCACTTAAAATGTATCATTGAACAAGGTAATTTTAATTTGTTGAATTCAGTTACTCCAAGGGAAAGTAGCATTTTCCCATTCCCACCCCCCTTTCCTTTGAATGCTTTCTGTTCCTTTCCATCTTTATTATAGGTGGACAGAAGAGGAGTCATCCTACTGTTCCTGGAATTCCAGGTGGAACAAGAGCTGGTGCAGGGAAAATTGGCCGAATGATCGCAGAAGAGATCATGGAGATCCATAGGTAGGTGGCATCGTATATATTGCTCcccttaaaatgaaaacagctaAAGAAGCCAGCTCTTCATACAGTCATATGTGTCCTAGTGACCCTAAGAAAATTACAATTGAGCATCATGGAAAAAGGAATCATTTAGGATGTCTCATACTTCATTGTTTGGAACTCCCTTTAGCCATGACCCAAATTCCATTCCATCCTAGGCTTGGGGACTGCTTTTTAGGTTAAAGAAGAGTTGGTCTTGTGATGGAACATCTCACTATATACCCCCTCACTGGGACAGGAGCTCTGATATCCAGAATTGTTCAGAATTATTAGGAACCCCATGAAGGAAATCAATTAGGAGTAGCACATGATAGAGGGTTCTTTATGAAATGACTTGGGATCAAGGGACCCCTAAATTAAAAACTTAATGAACCAGCCTCATGAGAAAGAGTTATTTTACCTCTGCTTCCATGGGAAAGTTAGAATGAAAAtgttctcaggttttttttttgtgatggatGTTGGTGTTTAAAATGTATGTAAGAAGCCCAACTACAGggcactgaagagaaaaatgctaGCCTGGCCTGTAACACCCACAGAGTCTATGTGATAGGATAAGAGGGTCCTGGCCCTCAATACAAAGGGTGGAGTCTGGGCCAAGAAGAATCCACCATGAGCTTTTTAGTTGGGTTCCCTGGATTAATTGTATAGGCAGCTGGGGAACACTTGTCTTCAAAAAGGAACTAAGTTTACTGAGAGTTGTACAGTACTGACCATCTGGCCAAAGGTCTATTTTTTCATAAAGGAAGCATAGTTAAATACTGAATCTTAGTTGAAGTGGCATAAGTATCATGTGGTAGAAAGGACAGACCACCAAGGAGCCAGAATTAGAATCAATAGGAATTCTGAGGACAGGTCCTTGCTGAAGCACACAACTGAGCCTTTCTCAGgcccccttctccccaccccaactGAAGGAGAGGGTCAAGTCTGAATCTTAAAATGAACTGTATAGCTTTATTTCAGACAGCAAGCATAATGATTCTATCTATTATTCTTTGGCTCTGATTAAGGAGACTTGGGGAGTGAGGATAGGGGATGGTAACAATAGAATGAAACCAGCCCAACTATCACATGCACATGCTAGTGATTTTGCAGTTTTCCCAACGGTTAAAAGTCCAAATATCAAATCCAAGATGTTTGTGAAATGCCCTAGCATGAGAGGAGTTTTTCCTTTTCGAAGTCCCACTTAAGTCTACCTTTCTGTGATATAGGATAAGAGGGTCCTCGCCCTCAAGCTGTGGTTCAAGCCCACTGAACATCACAAGCACACCACCTCCTGATGCATCTTCTCCAGGAGGCAAGAAGGTAAGATGCTACTGCCACGGTGGTCCCCACCTCCCCAAACCTGAGGATCATTAGGATGGAACTGGGTCACTGAGCAACAACAGCTTTCTGAAGGGGATTTGATTCTTTTATTAGTATTGTAAGACTTTCTCTACATATATGctcacatatattcacacatgcaGACAACCATATATAAGCATGTTTGCTTATGTCACCACTTAAAGTATGACCAAACAATTTTGTAGGTATTTTCAGGGGAATATGCACATCTATGTAGACCTGTAGCGCTATATATTCCTAAGGTCCTATTGGAAATGTTTGTTATTACTATACTTTGTGGGTTA
The Macrotis lagotis isolate mMagLag1 chromosome 3, bilby.v1.9.chrom.fasta, whole genome shotgun sequence genome window above contains:
- the BMAL1 gene encoding basic helix-loop-helix ARNT-like protein 1 isoform X4 gives rise to the protein MNSFIDELASLVPTCNAMSRKLDKLTVLRMAVQHMKTLRGATNPYTEANYKPTFLSDDELKHLILRAADGFLFVVGCDRGKILFVSESVFKILNYSQNDLIGQSLFDYLHPKDIAKVKEQLSSSDTAPRERLIDAKTGLPVKTDITPGPSRLCSGARRSFFCRMKCNRPSVKVEEKDFPSTCSKKKADRKSFCTIHSTGYLKSWPPTKMGLDEDNEPDNEGCNLSCLVAIGRLHSHVVPQPVNGEIRVKSTEYVSRHAIDGKFVFVDQRATAILAYLPQELLGTSCYEYFHQDDIGHLAECHRQVLQTREKITTNCYKFKIKDGSFITLRSRWFSFMNPWTKEVEYIVSTNTVVSANVLESGDPTFPQLTASPHSMDSILPSGEGGQKRSHPTVPGIPGGTRAGAGKIGRMIAEEIMEIHRIRGSSPSSCGSSPLNITSTPPPDASSPGGKKILNGGTPDIPSAGLLPGQIQENPGYPYSDSSSILGENPHVGIDMIDNDQGSSSPSNDEAAMAVIMSLLEADAGLGGPVDFSDLPWPL